In a single window of the Capsicum annuum cultivar UCD-10X-F1 unplaced genomic scaffold, UCD10Xv1.1 ctg2969, whole genome shotgun sequence genome:
- the LOC107853429 gene encoding uncharacterized protein LOC107853429 has protein sequence MAEYEACIFGLRLAIDMNIRLLLFIRDFDLLIHQVILKPTRNTRKPTHPKADEKEPGWLSTNQQKYKEAKYPKTKKKKQNGLCQKINNFIWMQVSSNVESKMMTDSNPQQIRDHKELAMFENVICRRYGILMDIQAVNDNDVHNIFMSYLAHNYCKDTLESFTASTGIKQTANRPEDIEKIKRIYHLALKGTILKAIELTEQFAPDLLGKNKDLHFDLLSLHFFGLVCSRKCTKALEFAQAKLSPFGKVQKFVKKLEDFIALLDYNEPEKSPMFHLLSLEYREQLVERLNREILANLNLPSYSAVERLMQQKIIVRQCLSQESSKV, from the exons ATGGCGGAATATGAGGCTTGTATTTTTGGTCTCAGACTGGCTATTGATATGAATATTCGGTTGCTGCTATTCATTAGAGATTTTGATCTATTGATTCACCAG GTTATCCTAAAGCCAACAAGGAATACAAGAAAGCCAACACATCCCAAGGCCGATGAGAAAGAGCCAGGATG GTTATCAACAAACCAACAAAAATACAAGGAAGCCAAGTATCCCAagaccaaaaagaaaaaacagaatGGTCTTTGCCAAAAAATTAACAATTTTATATGGATGCAGGTATCATCAAACGTGGAAAGCAAAATGATGACTGACTCAAATCCCCAGCAAATTAGGGATCATAAAGAACTTGCGATGTTCGAGAATGTTATATGCAGAAGATACGGCATACTGATGGATATTCAAG CTGTCAATGATAATGATGTTCACAACATTTTCATGTCGTATCTCGCACATAATTATTGCAAAGATACGTTGGAATCATTTACTGCCTCCACTGGCATAAAACAGACTGCTAATCGTCCTGAGGATATAGAGAAGATAAAAA GGATTTATCATTTGGCGTTAAAAGGGACGATTTTGAAGGCCATAGAACTTACAGAGCAGTTTGCTCCCGACTTGTTGGGGAAAAACAAGGATCTGCATTTTGATTTGTTGAGCCTTCATTTTTTTGGACTTGTTTGCTCAAGAAAA TGCACAAAAGCTCTGGAATTTGCGCAGGCAAAGTTATCTCCTTTTGGGAAGGTGCAAAAATTTGTTAAAAAACTTGAG GACTTCATTGCTTTATTAGATTATAATGAGCCAGAAAAGTCACCCATGTTTCATCTATTAAGCTTGGAGTACAGGGAGCAACTTGTTGAAAGATTGAACAGAGAAATACTTG CAAATTTAAACCTCCCCAGCTATTCTGCGGTTGAAAGGTTGATGCAACAGAAAATTATCGTAAGGCAATGCTTAAGTCAAGAATCCAGTAAGGTTTGA